A single region of the Amphiura filiformis chromosome 7, Afil_fr2py, whole genome shotgun sequence genome encodes:
- the LOC140156218 gene encoding uncharacterized protein — protein MAMMLSHQEAIRFLTDVLKIDSIQGKLTNDKAALLNETINLFQQKIPKQYITLISRKYEDQLLSTMEDIKAQMLSTHGGICYDNNVFMKHLLEALGFDVCLNACDIHMTNSHDHVSVLVKNLVKPKDLYYVDVGSGDPFFRAIPLDFDKESPVYKCGFQVYKFVKEGKEFSWWQKVNRSNSMLPLNAEDIIIDGWKKYMTFTLEPREIEYFRDPMINFLSRKVPMRAVAYPGQKLLAILGTSLLHENDEGKIEKTKIGSKEELVGLYGKHFPQFPADMIETAIDKMKYNFEK, from the coding sequence ATGGCAATGATGTTGTCACATCAAGAAGCTATTAGGTTCCTTACGGACGTCTTGAAGATAGATTCCATCCAAGGCAAGCTGACCAATGACAAAGCTGCCCTTCTGAATGAAACCATCAATCTCTTCCAGCAGAAGATTCCAAAGCAATATATAACTTTAATATCCAGGAAATATGAAGATCAACTTCTGTCCACAATGGAAGACATCAAGGCACAAATGCTAAGTACTCATGGAGGCATTTGTTATGATAATAATGTCTTCATGAAGCATCTCCTGGAAGCATTAGGTTTTGATGTTTGTCTCAATGCATGTGACATACATATGACTAATTCACATGACCATGTGTCAGTTCTTGTTAAAAACTTAGTAAAACCTAAAGATTTATACTATGTTGATGTCGGCTCAGGAGATCCATTCTTTAGAGCCATTCCATTAGATTTTGACAAAGAATCACCTGTGTACAAGTGTGGTTTCCAGGTCTATAAATTTGTCAAGGAAGGCAAAGAGTTCAGTTGGTGGCAGAAGGTCAATAGGTCAAATTCAATGTTACCCCTTAATGCGGAAGACATCATAATTGATGGTTGGAAGAAGTATATGACATTCACATTGGAGCCAAGGGAAATTGAGTACTTTAGGGACCCAATGATCAACTTTTTGTCCCGGAAGGTTCCCATGCGTGCAGTTGCATATCCTGGGCAGAAGTTACTAGCTATCCTGGGTACAAGTCTACTGCATGAAAATGATGAAGGGAAAATTGAAAAAACTAAAATTGGATCAAAGGAAGAACTTGTAGGTCTCTATGGGAAACACTTCCCACAGTTTCCTGCTGATATGATTGAAACTGCTATTGACAAGATGaagtacaactttgaaaagtga